The following proteins are encoded in a genomic region of Neosynechococcus sphagnicola sy1:
- a CDS encoding R3H domain-containing nucleic acid-binding protein — MMSSHPRNSFDSEIDPLPSEANPEALAAAVSTTAIADDLRKLFEILPDAIRVPLEQHSLRDQLIEVVMDLGRRPEARFPSQADYLLETPVSRTDLQHCIDRVGHFSGDNRAGIEQTLHRISAMRNRTGDIIGLTCRVGRAVFGTIGMIRDLVETGQSILMLGRPGVGKTTALREIARVLADDLQKRVVIIDTSNEIAGDGDIPHPAIGRARRMQVARPELQHQVMIEAVENHMPEVIVIDEIGTELEALAARTIAERGVQLVGTAHGNRIENLMKNPTLSDLVGGIQSVTLGDEEARRRGSQKTVLERKAPPTFAIAVEMLERQRWVVHEQVADSVDSLLRGRQPHPQIRTVSETGKVVITHELSSLPATESLPAQTQQRGTWASGGWRTSGQMLPLSQKPHLVPPRSPRAEPLGSHPRGVMEEPSFEQMLQESFYQMERLEQPSHGSFNGSEGLGLAPKEGMPLHLYPYAVSRHQIDQVIQTLQLPLVLTKDMDSADVILALRSHVKSHAKLRQLAKNRQLPIHTLKANTIPQIVRALRRLLNLDDPQMPDGEDVGLFMKGDSEDEMEALEEARLAVEQIVIPKGQPVELLPRSASIRKMQHELVEHYHLESRSFGDEPNRRLRIYPA, encoded by the coding sequence ATGATGAGTTCTCACCCCCGCAACAGCTTTGATTCTGAAATAGACCCGCTTCCGTCTGAGGCCAATCCTGAGGCGCTGGCTGCCGCTGTCTCTACAACCGCGATCGCCGATGATCTCCGCAAGTTGTTTGAGATTCTCCCGGATGCAATTCGGGTGCCCCTAGAGCAACATTCCCTGCGCGATCAATTGATTGAGGTGGTGATGGATCTCGGGCGTCGTCCTGAAGCCCGTTTTCCCAGCCAAGCTGATTACCTTTTAGAGACCCCCGTCAGCCGCACCGATCTCCAGCATTGTATTGATCGGGTCGGTCACTTTAGTGGCGATAACCGGGCTGGGATTGAACAAACCCTGCACCGGATCAGCGCCATGCGCAATCGCACTGGCGACATTATTGGTCTCACCTGTCGGGTGGGACGGGCGGTGTTTGGCACCATTGGGATGATTCGGGATTTGGTAGAAACAGGGCAGTCCATTTTGATGCTGGGGCGACCCGGTGTGGGTAAAACCACCGCCCTGCGAGAAATTGCCCGGGTCTTGGCGGATGACCTCCAGAAGCGGGTTGTGATCATTGATACTTCCAACGAAATTGCTGGGGATGGAGATATTCCCCATCCAGCGATCGGACGCGCTCGCCGGATGCAGGTGGCTCGCCCGGAATTGCAGCATCAGGTGATGATCGAAGCCGTGGAAAATCACATGCCAGAAGTCATCGTCATTGATGAAATTGGCACGGAGCTAGAAGCCCTAGCAGCCCGCACCATTGCGGAACGGGGTGTTCAGCTTGTCGGCACCGCCCATGGCAATCGGATTGAAAATTTGATGAAAAATCCGACCCTTTCCGATCTAGTGGGTGGCATTCAATCCGTAACCCTGGGGGACGAAGAAGCAAGACGACGCGGCAGTCAGAAAACTGTGTTAGAGCGCAAAGCTCCACCGACGTTTGCGATCGCAGTGGAGATGCTGGAGCGCCAGCGTTGGGTGGTCCATGAACAGGTTGCAGACAGTGTTGACAGCCTGTTACGGGGACGGCAGCCCCATCCCCAGATCCGCACGGTGAGTGAAACCGGAAAAGTCGTGATCACCCATGAGTTATCCAGCCTGCCAGCAACTGAGAGCTTACCGGCGCAAACCCAGCAGCGGGGCACTTGGGCCAGTGGGGGTTGGCGCACCTCTGGGCAAATGCTGCCCCTGTCTCAAAAGCCGCATCTCGTTCCACCGCGATCGCCGAGGGCGGAGCCCTTGGGTAGCCATCCCCGTGGGGTTATGGAGGAACCTTCCTTTGAACAAATGCTGCAAGAATCGTTCTACCAGATGGAGCGGTTGGAACAGCCCAGTCATGGGAGTTTCAACGGTAGCGAGGGTCTGGGACTGGCTCCGAAGGAGGGGATGCCCCTGCATCTCTATCCCTATGCCGTCAGTCGCCATCAAATTGATCAAGTCATCCAGACCCTGCAACTGCCCTTGGTACTCACCAAAGATATGGACAGTGCTGATGTGATTTTAGCCCTGCGATCGCACGTTAAAAGTCATGCCAAACTGCGGCAGCTGGCAAAGAATCGTCAACTTCCCATCCACACCCTCAAGGCCAACACCATTCCCCAGATTGTCCGGGCACTGCGGCGGTTATTAAACCTAGATGACCCTCAGATGCCGGACGGAGAAGATGTGGGGCTGTTCATGAAGGGGGATAGTGAAGATGAAATGGAGGCTCTGGAAGAAGCCCGGCTAGCGGTGGAGCAAATTGTAATTCCCAAGGGGCAACCCGTGGAACTACTCCCCCGCTCTGCCAGTATCCGCAAAATGCAGCATGAACTCGTGGAGCACTATCACTTAGAATCTCGCAGTTTTGGGGATGAACCCAATCGGCGACTTCGCATCTACCCTGCGTGA